TGTTGAGCTATGACTTTTCGCAGTTGAAGCCTACTAACACAGGACGTTATAAAGAAGCTGAATTAGACATGGTGATTGATCAAGCCAAACGAGCAACGCCACAAATCGTACAGCAAATTATTCAGATGGCGGAACACAAACAAGGCGTTATGATCTTCGCTGCTACGGTACGTCATGCTCAAGAAATATATGGCTTGCTGCCTGAAGGTCAAGCAGCCATCGTGATTGGTGATACGCCAACGCCAGAGCGTGATGCGATCATCAACCAGTTTAAAGACAAACAGATTAAATTTTTGGTCAACGTATCAGTATTAACCACCGGCTTTGATGCGCCCCACGTTGATCTTATTGCCATTTTACGCCCAACAGAATCAATCAGCTTGTATCAACAAATTGTTGGGCGTGGTTTGCGTCTATCTCCCGGGAAAACCGAGTGTTTAGTATTGGATTACGCAGGTAACAGCTACGATCTATACCAACCAGAAGTGGGCAATCCTAAACCTGATTCGGACAGTGAAATCATCACCATTCCCTGCCCTGCCTGCGGATTTAACAACAACTTTTGGGGCAAACTCGATAGCAACGGTTTTCTACTCGAGCACTTTGGTCGCCGCTGCCAAGGCTATTTTGAAGATGAAGAAACGGGCGAACGAGAACACTGCGGTTATCGCTTTAGAGCCAAATATTGCGGTGAATGTGGGGCTGACAATGATATTGCTGCGCGTATTTGTCATGAATGCGATGCCACGTTGGTCGACCCCGACAAAAAGCTCAAAGAGGCTTTAAATCTTAAAGATGCGTTAGTATTTGAGTGCCTTGAAATGGATCTTACTACGGTCAAAGATGACAAAGGTAAAAACCAGTTAAAAGTCACTTATCGGGGCGACAACCAAGCTGCCGTGCACGAGTTTTGGCCATTAAACACACCAAAACAGAAAGAGCGATTCTTGGCGCAGTTTGTACGACCACATCTTGCCGATAAGCACCGTC
Above is a window of Vibrio taketomensis DNA encoding:
- a CDS encoding DEAD/DEAH box helicase; translated protein: MYTLRPYQADSVRAVIHYFRKHSSPAVIVLPTGAGKSLVIAELARLAKGRVLVLAHVKELVEQNHAKYEGYGLSGAIFSAGLGRKETNQQVVFASVQSVVRNLDAFKDQFSLLVIDECHRVPEDENSSYQKVISHLRELNPGIKVLGLTATPYRLGIGWIYQYHTRGQVRSEEPRYFRDCIFELPIRYLLDEGFLTPATMMDAPVLSYDFSQLKPTNTGRYKEAELDMVIDQAKRATPQIVQQIIQMAEHKQGVMIFAATVRHAQEIYGLLPEGQAAIVIGDTPTPERDAIINQFKDKQIKFLVNVSVLTTGFDAPHVDLIAILRPTESISLYQQIVGRGLRLSPGKTECLVLDYAGNSYDLYQPEVGNPKPDSDSEIITIPCPACGFNNNFWGKLDSNGFLLEHFGRRCQGYFEDEETGEREHCGYRFRAKYCGECGADNDIAARICHECDATLVDPDKKLKEALNLKDALVFECLEMDLTTVKDDKGKNQLKVTYRGDNQAAVHEFWPLNTPKQKERFLAQFVRPHLADKHRPFTESSPSKVVANQHRFRPPQFVIARKVGRFWKMRDRIFEDELKG